Proteins found in one Drosophila innubila isolate TH190305 chromosome X, UK_Dinn_1.0, whole genome shotgun sequence genomic segment:
- the LOC117782000 gene encoding E3 ubiquitin ligase Rnf157 isoform X4: protein MGNFVSRQNAAVEEADYTTNHAYKYPPRAGNFFGTHFIMGGERFDTPQPESYLFGENADLNFLGNRPTAFPYPPPQANEPTKTLKSLVNIRKESVRFVRVPNNKKQNSTEGDCIDTLQQNDKKTEINESIQTVVDGNVLCNVADKEMGPPNSCYNIEFTFDSDAKCAITVYYFCTENVSPSGVTLTQREGLTFSSDTYHYEKGINQCFSQPSHVFNPQLIHEDDLVYNAGRDQYPVAIHCVIEEGNEECRQSHTTICVIDHHPETRTFVLRALKQKIFVDGLCYLLQEIYGIENKAVNKSSQDEEIDDHGSECVICMSESRDTLILPCRHLCLCNSCADSLRYQANNCPICRAPFRALLQIRAVQKGISTHMLHQNTPTSVAGESAPIDIPSGYIPVSLIEALNGPPQYVARARYAGQPS from the coding sequence ATGGGAAACTTTGTGAGCAGGCAAAACGCAGCTGTCGAGGAAGCAGACTACACCACTAATCATGCCTACAAATATCCGCCTCGAGCAGGAAACTTCTTTGGCACTCACTTTATCATGGGCGGTGAACGCTTTGACACGCCTCAGCCCGAGTCGTATTTGTTTGGCGAAAATGCAGACCTCAACTTCCTTGGCAATCGTCCCACAGCTTTTCCCTATCCTCCACCACAGGCCAATGAACCAACCAAAACTCTAAAGAGTCTTGTCAACATACGGAAGGAATCTGTTCGCTTTGTGCGAGTGCCaaataataagaaacaaaattctactgAAGGAGACTGTATTGATACTTTGCAGCAAAACGATAAGAAAACTGAGATAAATGAAAGTATCCAGACGGTAGTTGATGGCAATGTGCTATGCAATGTAGCAGACAAAGAAATGGGGCCTCCAAACTCTTGTTATAACATTGAGTTTACCTTTGACTCTGATGCAAAGTGTGCCATTACTGTGTACTACTTTTGCACAGAAAATGTCAGTCCTAGCGGCGTCACACTGACTCAACGTGAGGGTCTGACATTTTCGTCAGATACGTACCATTATGAGAAAGGGATAAATCAATGCTTTTCACAGCCCAGCCACGTATTCAATCCGCAGTTAATACACGAGGATGATCTCGTGTACAACGCTGGTCGCGACCAGTACCCTGTAGCTATACACTGCGTTATAGAGGAAGGCAACGAAGAATGTCGTCAGTCGCATACAACCATTTGTGTGATTGACCATCATCCAGAGACAAGGACATTTGTGCTCCGTGCTCTCAAACAAAAGATATTTGTGGACGGTCTATGCTACCTATTACAGGAGATTTACGGTATTGAAAATAAGGCGGTAAACAAGTCGTCTCAAGATGAAGAGATTGACGACCATGGCAGTGAGTGTGTCATCTGCATGAGCGAATCTCGTGACACACTCATTTTGCCCTGCCGTCATCTGTGTCTATGCAATTCGTGTGCCGACTCTCTGCGATACCAGGCTAACAATTGCCCCATTTGCCGTGCACCATTCCGGGCTCTGCTGCAAATACGAGCGGTACAAAAAGGAATCAGTACACACATGCTACATCAGAATACACCAACCTCAGTGGCTGGCGAGTCCGCGCCTATTGATATTCCATCGGGATACATCCCTGTCTCACTTATTGAGGCGCTTAATGGACCGCCACAATATGTGGCACGCGCCAg